The following proteins come from a genomic window of Solwaraspora sp. WMMA2065:
- a CDS encoding IS701 family transposase yields the protein MAAAAMVEAGRVEENLATLMGDLGACFARVEPLRQAGKYVRGLIADLPRKNCWTLAEHAGDTTPDRMQRLLERAVWDTDKAMGVVRDFAVARLADPDGDNTLIFDESGVEKTGTGTCGVTRQYVGCAGKVTNAVNLVNATYATRAGHALVGSRLWIPAAHLDDDARRAATGVPADTEFATKPRLATDLLTETLDAGVPVRWCTADAVYGRDRRLRDTCETRGIGYSLGVPCSFRITLPGWKTKIRADTAVTALTTDTAWQTMSCGAGSKGDRWYAWAWIATASPRHYLLVRRSLADPDDLAYFYCWIPERLPATLTALVRVTGRRWTIEEDHGFGKDHFGFDQFQNRLHTPIMRHIVLVMAALAVCAVTAADAAAGTTPPPRPTHPSEPPPADLGLIRLTVVEIKRLYNLATRAWHSLEHHLRWSWWRRRHQARARWYHYRSRLT from the coding sequence GTGGCCGCAGCGGCCATGGTAGAGGCCGGTCGGGTCGAGGAGAACCTCGCCACGCTGATGGGAGACCTCGGCGCGTGTTTCGCCCGGGTCGAACCACTACGGCAGGCCGGCAAGTACGTCCGTGGCCTGATCGCCGACCTGCCACGCAAGAACTGCTGGACCCTCGCCGAACACGCCGGGGACACCACCCCCGACCGGATGCAACGACTCCTCGAACGCGCGGTCTGGGACACCGACAAGGCGATGGGCGTGGTCCGTGACTTCGCCGTGGCACGCCTGGCCGACCCGGACGGCGACAACACCCTGATCTTCGACGAGAGCGGCGTGGAGAAGACCGGCACCGGCACGTGCGGCGTGACCCGCCAGTACGTGGGCTGCGCGGGAAAGGTCACCAACGCCGTCAACCTGGTCAACGCCACCTACGCCACCCGCGCCGGCCACGCCCTGGTCGGCTCCCGCCTGTGGATCCCCGCCGCCCACCTCGACGACGACGCCCGCCGCGCCGCCACCGGCGTCCCCGCCGACACCGAGTTCGCGACCAAACCCCGACTCGCCACCGACCTGCTCACCGAGACACTCGACGCCGGCGTACCCGTGCGGTGGTGCACCGCCGACGCCGTCTACGGCCGGGACCGGCGACTACGCGACACCTGCGAGACCCGGGGAATCGGCTACAGCCTCGGCGTGCCGTGCTCGTTCCGGATCACCCTGCCCGGCTGGAAGACGAAGATCCGCGCCGACACCGCTGTCACCGCCCTGACCACCGACACCGCCTGGCAGACCATGTCCTGCGGGGCGGGTTCCAAAGGCGACCGCTGGTACGCGTGGGCGTGGATCGCCACCGCCAGCCCCCGCCACTACCTGCTCGTACGCCGGAGCCTGGCTGACCCCGACGACCTGGCCTACTTCTACTGCTGGATACCGGAGCGTCTTCCGGCGACCCTGACCGCGTTGGTGAGGGTGACCGGCCGGCGGTGGACGATCGAGGAGGACCACGGCTTCGGCAAGGACCACTTCGGGTTCGACCAGTTCCAGAACCGGCTCCACACCCCGATCATGCGGCACATAGTGCTGGTCATGGCCGCGCTCGCCGTCTGCGCGGTCACCGCCGCCGACGCCGCGGCCGGGACCACGCCACCACCCCGACCCACCCACCCCAGCGAACCACCACCGGCCGACCTCGGACTCATCCGGCTGACCGTTGTCGAGATCAAGAGGCTGTACAACCTCGCTACCAGAGCCTGGCACAGCCTCGAACACCATCTCCGCTGGTCCTGGTGGCGCCGCCGCCATCAAGCCCGCGCCCGCTGGTACCACTACCGATCCAGACTCACATGA
- a CDS encoding ATP-binding cassette domain-containing protein has protein sequence MTAVLEISGLRKTYRSRRRGIRHAVDGFDMRVEAGQVHGFLGPNGSGKTTTLRTLLGLVAPSGGRMAILGQPVPQQLPAVIGRVGAIVESPQFFPHFTARDTLSLLAQAGGLAPHRVPAVLDLVGLADRAGERVRTYSLGMRQRLAVASALLKEPALLILDEPANGLDPAGIREMRTLMRDLVAAGTTVVLSSHILGEIQVICDSVTIISRGRRVTAGPVAEVLAAHSAGGLRVRLEAAADLPAAETALSAVDGSPVTVTRHADHLLVHGVDQPARVTRTLAAAGLYVSELTPVTADLESVFLQLTSEADRTEADRTEADRTEADRTEADLTADADQTGAGR, from the coding sequence ATGACGGCCGTACTGGAGATCTCCGGGCTGCGTAAGACCTACCGCAGCCGTCGACGTGGGATCCGGCATGCCGTCGACGGCTTCGACATGCGGGTCGAGGCCGGCCAGGTGCACGGCTTCCTGGGCCCGAACGGATCCGGCAAGACCACCACACTGCGTACCCTGCTCGGCCTGGTCGCGCCGAGCGGCGGCCGGATGGCGATCCTCGGCCAGCCGGTCCCGCAGCAGCTGCCGGCGGTGATCGGCCGGGTCGGCGCCATCGTGGAGAGTCCACAGTTTTTCCCGCACTTCACCGCCCGGGACACGCTGTCGCTGCTCGCTCAGGCCGGCGGCTTGGCGCCGCACCGGGTGCCGGCGGTGCTGGACCTCGTCGGCCTCGCCGACCGGGCCGGCGAGCGGGTCCGCACCTACTCGCTCGGCATGCGTCAACGGCTGGCCGTCGCGTCGGCGCTGCTCAAGGAACCGGCACTGCTGATCCTCGACGAGCCGGCCAACGGCCTGGACCCGGCCGGGATCCGGGAGATGCGCACCCTGATGCGTGACCTGGTCGCCGCCGGCACCACCGTGGTGCTGTCCAGCCACATTCTCGGCGAGATCCAGGTGATCTGCGACTCGGTGACGATCATCTCGCGGGGCCGCCGGGTCACCGCCGGACCGGTCGCCGAGGTGCTGGCCGCGCACTCCGCCGGCGGTCTGCGGGTACGCCTGGAGGCTGCCGCCGACCTGCCGGCCGCCGAGACGGCCCTGAGCGCCGTTGACGGCTCACCGGTCACTGTCACCCGGCACGCCGATCACCTGCTGGTGCACGGGGTCGACCAGCCGGCCCGAGTCACCCGTACTCTCGCCGCCGCCGGCCTGTACGTCAGCGAGCTGACCCCGGTCACCGCCGACCTGGAAAGTGTCTTCCTTCAGCTGACCTCCGAGGCCGACCGCACCGAGGCCGACCGCACCGAGGCCGACCGCACCGAGGCCGACCGCACCGAGGCCGACCTGACGGCCGACGCCGACCAGACGGGAGCCGGGCGATGA
- a CDS encoding ROK family protein, with amino-acid sequence MTLPGGAGPTPPGPSDEVVIALDVGGTGIKSALVGLTDRAVRHTERRPTAAARGPAAVVDTICDLAGQLADAARADGLTPVAVGVAVPGVVDESAGVAVWSANVGFRDVPLRDLVAARVGLPTALGHDVRAGGVAEARIGAGQGSRHVLFVAVGTGIAAAAVVDGTGYPGAHGAAGELGHVVVRPDGPTCGCRQTGCLEAVASAAAITRRYADQAGRRTGGAAEVARLAAAGDPTAGRIWADAVDALADGLLIGQAMFDPELVVLGGGLAEAGDQLLAPLDAAVRRRATFHRLPRLVRAALGDEAGCLGAALLASDLVASDLVASDLVERAAEPAERAAR; translated from the coding sequence GTGACGCTGCCCGGCGGAGCCGGCCCGACACCGCCCGGACCGTCCGACGAGGTCGTCATTGCGTTGGACGTCGGCGGCACCGGCATCAAGAGCGCCCTGGTCGGGCTGACCGACCGGGCGGTACGGCACACCGAGCGGCGACCGACCGCGGCGGCCCGGGGGCCGGCCGCCGTCGTCGACACCATCTGCGACCTCGCCGGGCAGCTCGCCGACGCCGCCCGCGCCGACGGGCTCACCCCGGTCGCGGTCGGCGTCGCCGTACCCGGGGTCGTCGACGAGTCGGCCGGCGTCGCGGTCTGGTCGGCCAACGTCGGCTTCCGCGACGTACCGCTGCGTGACCTGGTGGCCGCCCGGGTCGGGCTGCCGACGGCGCTCGGCCACGACGTACGGGCCGGCGGGGTCGCCGAGGCCCGGATCGGCGCCGGGCAGGGCAGCCGGCACGTGCTGTTCGTGGCGGTCGGCACCGGCATCGCGGCCGCCGCCGTCGTCGACGGCACCGGCTACCCCGGCGCGCACGGCGCGGCCGGCGAACTCGGTCATGTGGTGGTCCGCCCCGACGGGCCGACCTGCGGCTGCCGGCAGACCGGCTGCCTGGAGGCGGTCGCGTCGGCGGCGGCGATCACCCGCCGGTACGCCGACCAGGCCGGCCGCCGCACCGGCGGCGCCGCCGAAGTGGCCCGGCTGGCCGCCGCCGGCGACCCGACCGCCGGCCGGATCTGGGCCGACGCGGTCGACGCGCTCGCCGACGGCCTGCTGATCGGCCAGGCGATGTTCGACCCCGAGCTGGTGGTGCTGGGCGGCGGGCTCGCCGAGGCCGGCGACCAACTGCTCGCCCCGCTGGACGCCGCCGTCCGCCGCCGGGCCACCTTCCACCGGCTGCCCCGGCTGGTCCGGGCCGCGCTCGGCGACGAGGCCGGCTGCCTCGGTGCCGCGCTGCTCGCGTCGGACCTGGTCGCGTCGGACCTGGTCGCGTCGGACCTGGTCGAGCGGGCCGCCGAGCCGGCTGAGCGGGCCGCCCGATGA
- a CDS encoding NUDIX domain-containing protein — MARTEHFNNPDAPRPNSIVVAVTAFVLDADDRVLLVRRTDNDLWALPGGAQDFGEYIAETAVRETKEEAGVDIEVTEIVGLYTNPNHVIEYSDGEVRQQFSICFRARYLSGEPTTSDESSEVRWVAQDELSTLTIHPSMRLRIDHGYEGRSKPYIG, encoded by the coding sequence GTGGCCAGGACCGAGCACTTCAACAACCCGGACGCCCCCCGACCGAACTCGATCGTTGTCGCTGTGACCGCCTTCGTCCTCGACGCGGACGACCGCGTTCTCCTGGTACGCCGGACAGACAACGACCTGTGGGCGCTACCGGGCGGGGCGCAGGACTTCGGCGAGTACATCGCCGAGACAGCCGTGCGTGAGACCAAGGAGGAAGCCGGGGTTGACATCGAGGTGACCGAGATCGTCGGCCTCTACACCAACCCGAACCATGTCATCGAGTACAGCGATGGCGAAGTACGGCAGCAGTTCTCCATCTGCTTCCGCGCCCGGTACCTGTCCGGCGAACCCACCACGAGCGACGAGTCGTCCGAAGTTCGGTGGGTTGCCCAGGATGAGCTGAGCACGCTGACGATCCATCCGTCCATGCGGCTGCGCATCGATCACGGCTACGAGGGGCGTTCGAAGCCGTACATCGGTTAG
- a CDS encoding sugar isomerase, translating into MSYVDAEIASQPECWRRAAAQAADTPARALPRTGERVAVVGCGTSWFMAMAYAGLRERAGHGETDAFQASEFPTGRHYDRIIAISRSGTTTEITDLLAAVDDPQRTTVLVGDPGSPAAQLAGHVVALPYADERSVVQTRFATSVLALLRAHLGADVAAIAADAEVAVRARLPIDPALIDQATFLGRGWTVGLAHEAALKCREAAVFWSEAYPAMDYRHGPIAIAGPGRMVWAFGEIPDHLADDVAATGAAFVHSRTNGVYAVLDRWAAGRRPLDPMADLILAQRFAVALAASRGLDPDNPRHLTRSVVLT; encoded by the coding sequence ATGAGCTACGTCGACGCCGAGATCGCCAGCCAGCCGGAGTGCTGGCGCCGGGCGGCCGCACAGGCCGCCGACACCCCCGCCCGGGCGCTGCCCCGCACCGGCGAGCGGGTCGCCGTGGTCGGCTGCGGCACCTCCTGGTTCATGGCGATGGCGTACGCCGGGCTGCGGGAACGCGCCGGCCACGGTGAGACCGACGCCTTCCAGGCCTCCGAGTTCCCCACCGGCCGACACTACGACCGGATCATCGCGATCAGCCGCTCCGGCACCACCACCGAGATCACCGACCTGCTCGCCGCCGTCGACGACCCGCAGCGCACCACGGTCCTCGTCGGCGACCCCGGCTCCCCCGCCGCCCAGCTCGCCGGCCACGTCGTCGCCCTGCCGTACGCCGACGAGCGGTCCGTGGTGCAGACCCGCTTCGCCACCAGCGTGCTGGCGCTGCTGCGGGCCCACCTCGGCGCGGACGTGGCGGCGATCGCCGCCGACGCCGAGGTCGCCGTCCGGGCCCGGCTGCCGATCGACCCGGCACTGATCGACCAGGCCACCTTCCTCGGCCGGGGCTGGACCGTCGGCCTGGCCCACGAGGCGGCGCTGAAGTGCCGCGAGGCCGCCGTCTTCTGGTCCGAGGCGTACCCGGCGATGGACTACCGGCACGGGCCGATCGCGATCGCCGGGCCGGGCCGGATGGTGTGGGCGTTCGGCGAGATCCCCGACCACCTGGCCGACGACGTGGCGGCGACGGGCGCGGCGTTCGTGCACAGCCGGACCAACGGCGTGTACGCCGTCCTCGACCGGTGGGCCGCCGGACGCCGGCCGCTCGACCCGATGGCCGACCTGATCCTCGCCCAACGGTTCGCGGTGGCCCTCGCAGCCAGCCGTGGGCTCGACCCGGACAACCCGCGCCACCTGACCCGGTCGGTCGTGCTGACGTGA
- a CDS encoding HD domain-containing protein: MSGLVARAAELAEEQLAAALPRRWRHVQAVARKAGEVSHVLDPTDAEVLVAAAWLHDVGYAPGVADTGLHALDGGRWLRRVGVSDRVAALVAHHSCALFEAEERGLRDELAAEFPQEQSLTADALWYADMTTGPDGHDVAVADRLAEIEQRYGPDHLVTRFWVRARPTLLEAVERTTGRLAVS; encoded by the coding sequence ATGTCGGGGCTGGTGGCGCGAGCGGCTGAGCTTGCCGAGGAACAGTTAGCTGCTGCTCTGCCTCGGCGTTGGCGTCATGTGCAGGCCGTTGCCAGGAAGGCCGGCGAGGTCAGTCACGTCCTGGACCCGACGGACGCTGAGGTTCTCGTCGCTGCCGCGTGGCTGCACGATGTCGGGTACGCACCCGGGGTGGCCGATACCGGCCTGCACGCTCTTGACGGCGGGCGGTGGCTACGTCGTGTCGGGGTATCCGACCGCGTGGCCGCTCTGGTGGCTCACCACTCGTGCGCACTGTTCGAGGCGGAGGAACGCGGCCTCCGGGACGAGTTGGCCGCTGAGTTCCCGCAGGAACAGTCGCTGACCGCTGATGCCCTCTGGTACGCGGACATGACGACCGGCCCGGACGGACACGACGTCGCCGTTGCGGACCGGCTGGCGGAGATCGAGCAACGCTATGGCCCGGATCACCTGGTCACCAGGTTCTGGGTACGGGCCAGACCGACACTGCTGGAAGCCGTCGAGCGCACCACGGGTCGGCTCGCGGTGTCCTAA
- a CDS encoding XRE family transcriptional regulator, translating to MANDRLREAVLNAGLTPLSLAERVGVSPKTAERWITQNRVPYPRHRHAIAGLLKERESYLWPNAASPERVARVAESEVVHVYSRRSAVPYDLWRRLIEQSSERIGILVYAGLFLPELVPTLIRDLKERALAGVDVRLLLGNPESEAVAQRGAEEGIGDAIAGKVRNVMAFYNQLQDVPGVHARFHSTTLYNSIYRFDNEMLVNTHAYGFPAAHAPVFHLRRLSGGDLFDTYADSFDRVWSSAAPIWPPQVAG from the coding sequence ATGGCGAACGACCGTCTACGGGAAGCCGTCCTGAACGCCGGCCTGACACCGCTGAGTTTGGCTGAACGTGTCGGAGTCAGCCCCAAGACGGCCGAGCGGTGGATAACGCAGAACCGTGTCCCCTACCCACGACACCGACACGCCATCGCCGGCCTGCTGAAAGAGCGTGAGTCGTACCTCTGGCCCAACGCCGCATCACCCGAGCGCGTCGCACGGGTGGCGGAATCCGAGGTCGTGCACGTCTACTCCCGCCGGTCCGCCGTGCCGTACGACCTGTGGCGGCGACTGATCGAGCAGTCCAGCGAACGAATCGGCATTCTCGTCTACGCCGGCCTGTTCCTACCGGAACTGGTGCCTACCCTGATCCGAGACCTCAAAGAAAGGGCGCTAGCCGGTGTCGACGTCCGACTACTCCTCGGCAACCCGGAGTCGGAGGCCGTGGCCCAGCGAGGAGCCGAGGAGGGGATCGGCGACGCAATAGCGGGCAAGGTGCGCAACGTGATGGCCTTCTACAATCAGCTCCAGGACGTGCCAGGTGTACATGCCCGGTTCCACAGCACGACCCTCTACAACTCGATCTACCGGTTTGACAACGAGATGCTTGTCAACACGCACGCCTACGGGTTCCCCGCCGCACATGCCCCGGTCTTCCACCTCCGGCGACTCTCCGGAGGCGACCTGTTCGACACCTACGCCGACAGCTTCGACCGCGTCTGGTCCAGCGCCGCACCGATCTGGCCCCCGCAAGTGGCAGGCTAG
- the nagA gene encoding N-acetylglucosamine-6-phosphate deacetylase: MRIEGRLVTPDGVREHGRLAVDGDTITEVATTDGGPAGVHASASASASASASASASGWIVPGFVDIHNHGGGGHTFTTGDPDSARRAAAFHLAHGTTSLLASLVSSPVELMRDAVTRYAPLVADGTLAGLHFEGPYLSVVRCGAQNPAYLRDPEPDELAGLLDLGDGVIRMVTVAPERTGALAAIARLVDAGVVAAIGHTDAGYDQTRAAIDAGATAGTHLFNGMRPPHHREPGPVFALLGDDRVTCELIADGVHLHDGTLTFATSVGGPGRTALVTDAMAAAGMPDGAYELGGQAVTVSDSVARLARDGSIAGSTLTMDAALRRAVAAGIDIVDAVRMAATTPAATVGLAGTVGALAPGHRADLVELDDDLRVRRVMRAGVWQ; the protein is encoded by the coding sequence ATGAGGATCGAGGGCCGGCTGGTCACCCCCGACGGGGTACGCGAGCACGGCCGCCTGGCCGTCGACGGCGACACGATCACCGAGGTGGCGACGACCGACGGCGGCCCGGCCGGGGTGCACGCGTCGGCATCGGCATCGGCATCGGCATCGGCATCGGCATCGGCATCGGGCTGGATCGTGCCGGGCTTCGTCGACATCCACAACCATGGCGGCGGCGGACACACCTTCACCACCGGCGACCCCGACTCGGCCCGCCGGGCCGCCGCCTTCCACCTGGCCCACGGCACCACCAGCCTGCTGGCCAGCCTGGTCAGCTCGCCAGTCGAGCTGATGCGCGACGCCGTCACCCGGTACGCCCCGCTGGTCGCCGACGGCACCCTCGCCGGGCTGCACTTCGAGGGCCCCTACCTGTCGGTCGTGCGGTGCGGGGCGCAGAACCCGGCGTACCTGCGCGACCCGGAGCCGGACGAACTGGCCGGGCTGCTCGACCTCGGCGACGGCGTGATCCGGATGGTCACCGTGGCCCCGGAACGGACCGGCGCGCTGGCCGCGATCGCCCGGCTGGTCGACGCCGGGGTGGTCGCCGCGATCGGCCACACCGACGCCGGCTACGACCAGACCCGGGCGGCGATCGACGCCGGCGCCACCGCCGGTACGCACCTGTTCAACGGGATGCGCCCGCCGCACCACCGCGAACCCGGCCCGGTGTTCGCCCTGCTCGGCGACGACCGCGTCACCTGTGAACTGATCGCCGACGGGGTGCACCTGCACGACGGCACCCTCACCTTCGCCACGTCGGTCGGCGGCCCCGGTCGGACCGCGCTGGTCACCGACGCGATGGCCGCCGCCGGCATGCCCGACGGCGCGTACGAACTCGGCGGGCAGGCGGTGACGGTGTCCGACTCCGTGGCCCGGTTGGCCCGCGACGGGTCGATCGCCGGCAGCACGCTGACCATGGACGCGGCGCTGCGCCGGGCGGTCGCCGCCGGCATCGACATCGTCGACGCCGTACGGATGGCGGCCACCACCCCGGCGGCGACGGTCGGCCTGGCCGGCACGGTCGGCGCACTCGCCCCCGGGCACCGGGCCGACTTGGTCGAGCTCGACGACGACCTGCGGGTACGCCGGGTGATGCGCGCCGGCGTCTGGCAGTGA
- a CDS encoding nucleotidyltransferase domain-containing protein: MTPSLVPLDQATTSTRQPPQDVIARAMAAVRGPFVAVALYGSQARGTARTDSDIDVLQVVRTRPGKYSDGDVNVTAYNINTLKEMSKQGSLFMLHLLTDGYILSDPDGTLGEIFASYQYPPHFRKAIAELAAAGRALTVTDASLHAVGLRKLGIYVASRAAVLRDLIM; this comes from the coding sequence ATGACCCCGTCGCTCGTGCCGTTGGACCAGGCCACGACTAGTACCAGGCAACCGCCTCAGGACGTCATCGCGCGGGCCATGGCAGCGGTACGAGGGCCGTTCGTTGCTGTTGCCCTGTACGGAAGCCAGGCACGGGGCACCGCCCGGACAGACAGCGACATCGATGTCCTCCAAGTGGTGCGAACACGTCCCGGTAAGTACTCCGACGGGGACGTCAACGTGACTGCATACAACATCAACACCTTGAAGGAGATGTCAAAGCAGGGCAGCCTCTTCATGCTCCACCTGCTCACTGACGGCTACATCCTGAGCGACCCCGATGGGACACTCGGGGAGATTTTTGCCAGTTATCAGTATCCTCCGCACTTCCGGAAGGCGATTGCTGAGTTGGCTGCCGCCGGGCGGGCGCTGACCGTTACGGATGCATCGCTCCACGCGGTCGGCCTGCGAAAGCTCGGGATCTACGTCGCTAGTAGGGCAGCCGTACTTCGTGACTTGATCATGTGA
- a CDS encoding phosphatase PAP2 family protein has protein sequence MPEPTATRPSAPPADAPRRPGPTPAGWWFDAVLLAALAGLTGALAAGVFLDTDLAVRDWVDAHRPPVAYWVARVLNFFGQGGWLLIPVSTVLALWLARRVRSVRPLLPVLGAVVATYLSVGAMKVLLPRGYPHDFDDPFPERLFTEATPAMAYPSGHVTNAIVWYAVIALLITGLLRSYGRQVPARRPFPGYLALRLLPATVLFCSTVYLGYHWLTDSVAGLLLGWLLLRLLQRVPWDTVRLPWVPGDLDRPAGLF, from the coding sequence GTGCCCGAGCCGACCGCTACCCGCCCGTCCGCGCCGCCGGCCGACGCGCCGCGGCGACCCGGGCCGACGCCGGCCGGCTGGTGGTTCGACGCGGTGCTGCTGGCCGCGCTGGCCGGGCTGACCGGGGCGCTCGCCGCCGGGGTGTTCCTCGACACCGACCTGGCGGTACGCGACTGGGTCGACGCGCACCGGCCGCCGGTGGCCTACTGGGTGGCCCGGGTGCTCAACTTCTTCGGCCAGGGCGGCTGGCTGCTGATCCCGGTCTCCACCGTGCTGGCGCTCTGGCTGGCCCGGCGGGTCCGTTCGGTGCGTCCGCTGCTGCCGGTGCTCGGCGCGGTGGTGGCGACCTACCTCAGCGTCGGCGCGATGAAGGTGCTGCTGCCCCGGGGCTATCCGCACGACTTCGACGACCCGTTCCCGGAGCGGTTGTTCACCGAGGCGACCCCGGCGATGGCGTACCCGTCCGGGCACGTGACCAACGCGATCGTCTGGTACGCGGTGATCGCCCTGCTGATCACCGGTCTGCTGCGGTCGTACGGCCGGCAGGTCCCGGCCCGGCGGCCGTTCCCCGGCTACCTGGCGCTGCGCTTGCTGCCGGCGACGGTCCTGTTCTGCAGCACGGTCTACCTCGGCTACCACTGGTTGACCGACTCGGTCGCCGGGCTGCTGCTCGGCTGGCTGCTGCTGCGCCTGCTGCAGCGGGTGCCGTGGGACACCGTACGGCTGCCATGGGTGCCCGGTGACCTGGACCGCCCCGCCGGGCTCTTCTAA
- a CDS encoding DeoR/GlpR family DNA-binding transcription regulator — protein sequence MDRYARWNALLELLTDSGRITVEDAATRLDVSQATIRRDFDQLAQQQMITRTRGGAVANGVSYDLPLRYKTAKHSAEKQRIGAAAAALVEPGMVVGLNGGTTTTEVARALAVRPDLNTSADGAQLTVVTNALNIANELLVRSRMKIVVAGGVVRPQSFELVGPLGGALLREVTLDVALLGVDAIDPQLGAAAHHEGEASMNALMVARAKRVVIIADGSKLGGHAFARICPIDRVETLITDSGAEPGTVAAFRELGVTVVTA from the coding sequence ATGGATCGGTACGCACGCTGGAACGCTCTGCTGGAACTGCTCACCGACAGCGGCCGGATCACCGTCGAGGACGCCGCCACCCGCCTCGACGTCTCCCAGGCCACCATTCGCCGCGACTTCGACCAGCTCGCCCAGCAACAGATGATCACCCGCACCCGGGGCGGGGCGGTCGCCAACGGCGTCTCCTACGACCTGCCGCTGCGCTACAAGACTGCCAAGCACTCGGCGGAGAAGCAGCGCATCGGCGCGGCCGCCGCCGCACTCGTCGAACCCGGCATGGTCGTCGGGCTCAACGGCGGCACCACCACCACCGAGGTGGCCCGCGCGCTCGCCGTACGCCCGGATCTGAACACCAGCGCGGACGGCGCCCAACTGACCGTGGTCACCAACGCGCTGAACATCGCCAACGAGCTGCTGGTCCGTTCCCGGATGAAGATCGTCGTCGCCGGCGGCGTGGTCCGACCGCAGTCGTTCGAACTGGTCGGACCGCTCGGCGGCGCGCTGCTGCGGGAGGTCACCCTGGACGTCGCGCTGCTCGGTGTCGACGCGATCGACCCGCAGCTCGGGGCCGCCGCCCACCACGAGGGCGAGGCGTCGATGAACGCGCTGATGGTGGCCCGCGCCAAACGGGTGGTGATCATCGCCGACGGGTCGAAGCTGGGCGGACACGCCTTCGCCCGGATCTGCCCGATCGACCGGGTGGAGACCCTGATCACCGACTCCGGCGCCGAGCCCGGCACGGTCGCCGCCTTCCGTGAACTCGGCGTGACGGTGGTCACCGCCTGA
- a CDS encoding DUF4032 domain-containing protein yields the protein MLDPVRITSALVDPALLDLPWSTPLEQWPADHLVALPQGISRHVVRFVKLAGTVYAVKETGERVAEREYDLLRALERIDFPAVEAVAIVADRTDADGEPLDPVLITRHLQFSLPYRALFSNQLRPETLARLLDALAALIVRMHLTGFFWGDCSLSNTLFRRDAGAFAAYLVDAETGALRPGLSNGQRGEDLEIARVNIFGEALDLQAAGLLHESIDPETVADEVVARYERLWHEITYEQHIERESRHDIERRIRRLNELGFDVAEVAMSVVDRGSYLVRPKVVDAGYHSRRLLRLTGLDAEENQARRLLNDLDAHRAESDLTDEQQAAHRWLTEVFEPVVRAVPAHLRRKVEPSELFAQVIEHRWRLSEEAGRDVGLAPAVQSFLADVLVHYPDEQAVLGAEVPVA from the coding sequence ATGCTTGATCCCGTGCGGATCACCTCGGCCCTTGTGGACCCGGCGCTGCTCGACCTGCCCTGGTCGACACCGCTGGAGCAGTGGCCTGCCGACCACCTGGTGGCGCTGCCGCAGGGCATCTCCCGGCACGTCGTCCGGTTCGTCAAACTCGCCGGCACCGTCTACGCCGTGAAGGAGACCGGCGAACGGGTCGCCGAACGCGAGTACGACCTGCTGCGCGCCCTGGAGCGCATCGACTTCCCGGCCGTCGAAGCGGTGGCGATCGTCGCCGACCGCACCGACGCCGACGGCGAACCGCTCGACCCGGTGCTGATCACCCGGCATCTGCAGTTCTCGCTGCCGTACCGGGCGCTGTTCTCCAACCAGCTGCGCCCGGAGACCCTGGCCCGACTGCTCGACGCGCTCGCCGCGCTGATCGTCAGGATGCACCTGACCGGCTTTTTCTGGGGTGACTGCTCACTGTCCAACACGCTGTTCCGCCGCGACGCCGGTGCGTTCGCCGCGTACCTGGTCGACGCCGAGACCGGCGCACTGCGGCCGGGCCTGTCCAACGGGCAACGCGGCGAGGACCTGGAGATCGCCCGGGTGAACATCTTCGGTGAGGCCCTCGACCTGCAGGCCGCCGGCCTGCTGCACGAGTCGATCGACCCGGAGACGGTCGCCGACGAGGTCGTCGCCCGCTACGAACGGCTGTGGCATGAGATCACCTACGAGCAGCACATCGAACGGGAGTCCCGGCACGACATCGAACGGCGGATCCGACGGCTCAACGAGCTCGGCTTCGACGTCGCCGAGGTGGCGATGTCGGTCGTCGACCGCGGCTCCTACCTGGTCCGGCCAAAGGTGGTCGACGCCGGCTACCACAGTCGGCGGCTGCTGCGGCTGACCGGCCTCGACGCCGAGGAGAACCAGGCCCGCCGGCTGCTCAACGACCTCGATGCGCACCGGGCGGAGAGCGACCTGACCGACGAGCAGCAGGCGGCGCACCGCTGGCTGACCGAGGTTTTCGAGCCGGTGGTCCGGGCGGTCCCGGCCCACCTACGCCGCAAGGTCGAGCCGTCGGAGCTGTTCGCCCAGGTCATCGAACACCGGTGGCGGCTGTCCGAGGAGGCCGGCCGGGACGTCGGGCTGGCCCCGGCGGTCCAGTCGTTCCTGGCGGACGTGCTGGTGCACTACCCCGACGAGCAGGCGGTACTCGGCGCCGAGGTGCCGGTCGCCTGA